The proteins below come from a single Balaenoptera musculus isolate JJ_BM4_2016_0621 chromosome 1, mBalMus1.pri.v3, whole genome shotgun sequence genomic window:
- the LOC118893989 gene encoding C-Myc-binding protein: MSSAAPSPPATVSGASYAAAAVTMAHYKAADSKREQFRRYLEKSGVLDTLTKVLVALYEEPEKPNSALDFLKHHLGAATPENPEIELLRLELAEMKEKYEAIVEENKKLKTKLAQYEPPQEEKRAE; this comes from the exons ATGAGCAGTGCTGCTCCGAGCCCGCCCGCCACGGTCTCCGGCGCCAGCTACGCCGCTGCCGCTGTCACTATGGCCCATTACAAA GCCGCCGACTCGAAGCGCGAGCAGTTCCGGAGGTACTTGGAGAAGTCGGGGGTGCTGGACACGCTGACCAAGG TTTTGGTAGCCTTATATGAAGAACCAGAGAAACCTAATAGTGCTTTGGA ttttttaaagCATCACTTAGGAGCTGCTACcccagaaaatccagaaatagagcTGCTTCGCCTAGAATtggcagaaatgaaagagaaatatgaagctattgtagaagaaaataaaaaactgaaaacaaag CTTGCTCAGTATGAACCACCTCAGGAGGAGAAGCGTGCTGAATAG
- the GJA9 gene encoding gap junction alpha-9 protein: MGDWNFLGGFLEEVHVHSTMIGKMWLTVLFIFRMLVLGVAAEDVWNDEQSDFICNTEQPGCRNVCYDQAFPISLIRYWVLQVIFVSSPSLVYMGHALYQLRVLEKERQMKKAQLRGELEEAELEMPGDRRRLEQELRQLEQRKLNKAPLRGTLLCTYVIHIFTRSVVEVGFMIGQYLLYGFHLDPLFKCHGHPCPNIIDCFVSRPTEKTIFLLFMQSIATVSLFLNVLEIFHLGFKKIKRGLWGQYKLKDEHNEFCTTKSKQNLAKYQNTSANSLKRFSFAPDYSLLVEKQTHTAAYPGLNPPAFQTDPDNHSGNDDKGILDEQETLLSEMCMLSTTCGHLQNINSSNKEDTHKISGKEVNGNQLRGKRETDGKDSKRNHYSKGHCSIPGDDIDLNNHTGQSSQTAFSLPANYTWKPKWLRAAWGPSAENENQALPPKGNLKGQLRESTIRTLPPSQGDFHPLDIPDTPDSLGGLSFESELVRTCSNPTACPPNHLVSLTNNLIGRRAPTDLQI; encoded by the coding sequence ATGGGGGACTGGAATTTCCTTGGAGGCTTTCTGGAGGAAGTTCACGTCCACTCCACCATGATTGGAAAGATGTGGCTCACCGTCCTGTTCATATTTCGAATGCTTGTTCTGGGTGTAGCTGCTGAAGATGTCTGGAATGATGAGCAGTCTGACTTCATCTGTAATACAGAACAACCCGGCTGCAGAAATGTATGCTATGATCAGGCCTTTCCTATCTCCCTCATTAGATACTGGGTTTTGCAGGTGATATTTGTGTCTTCACCATCCCTGGTCTACATGGGCCATGCTTTGTACCAACTGAGAGTTCTGGAGAAGGAGAGGCAGATGAAGAAAGCTCAACTGAGGGGTGAACTGGAGGAGGCAGAGCTTGAAATGCCCGGGGATCGGAGGAGATTGGAGCAAGAACTGCGTCAGCTTGAGCAAAGGAAACTAAATAAAGCTCCACTCAGAGGAACCTTGCTTTGCACTTATGTGATACACATTTTCACTCGCTCTGTGGTTGAAGTTGGGTTCATGATTGGACAGTATCTTTTATATGGATTTCATTTAGACCCTCTATTTAAATGCCACGGCCACCCGTGTCCAAATATAATTGATTGTTTTGTCTCAAGACCCACAGAAAAGACAATATTCCTATTATTTATGCAATCCATTGCTActgtttcacttttcttaaatgttCTAGAAATATTCCATCTaggttttaaaaagattaaaagaggGCTTTGGGGACAATATAAATTGAAGGATGAACATAATGAATTTTGTACCACCAAGTCAAAACAAAACCTTGCCAAATATCAAAACACATCTGCAAATTCACTGAAACGATTCTCTTTTGCACCTGATTACAGTCTGTTAGTggaaaagcaaacacacacagcAGCGTATCCTGGTTTAAATCCACCTGCATTTCAGACAGATCCTGATAATCACAGTGGAAATGATGACAAAGGCATTTTGGATGAACAGGAAACGCTACTTTCTGAGATGTGCATGCTTAGTACTACCTGTGGTCATCTTCAAAACATCAACTCAAGTAATAAAGAAGACACTCAcaaaatatctggaaaagaagTTAATGGTAACCAGttgaggggaaaaagagaaactgaTGGCAAAGACAGCAAAAGGAACCACTACTCTAAAGGTCACTGTTCTATTCCAGGTGATGATATAGATCTGAACAACCACACGGGGCAGTCATCCCAAACAGCTTTCTCTCTGCCAGCTAACTACACCTGGAAACCGAAATGGCTTCGTGCTGCCTGGGGTCCCTCtgcagaaaatgaaaaccagGCATTACCTCCTAAAGGTAACCTCAAGGGCCAGCTCAGAGAGAGCACAATCAGaacccttcctccttcacagggAGACTTCCATCCACTTGACATTCCAGACACTCCTGATTCTTTGGGAGGGTTGTCCTTTGAATCCGAGTTGGTCAGAACCTGCAGTAACCCTACTGCTTGTCCTCCAAATCATTTAGTGTCGCTGACAAACAATCTCATTGGTAGGCGGGCTCCCACAGACCTTCAGATCTGA